In one window of Episyrphus balteatus chromosome 3, idEpiBalt1.1, whole genome shotgun sequence DNA:
- the LOC129915061 gene encoding uncharacterized protein LOC129915061, which translates to MLSVVQTLFVILITAHVQCFPNESSDSLEIKQTFIEMTGCHESEGVTMEEAIEFTSNDKDLEYVNQLVEKQPKLKCFTTCIFESLDLMKGCLVMVGSEFEEGMNESERNSTLKKCTIQMQRCAGKTLGIKDRCECGYIMAKCMAEWEENEKKMKT; encoded by the exons ATGTTGAGTGTGGTTCAaactttatttgtaattttaattaccGCTCATGTTCag TGTTTTCCAAATGAATCATCCGATTCCTTGGAAATAAAGCaaacttttattgaaatgacTGGATGTCATGAAAGTGAAGGTGTAACAATGGAAGAAGCAATAGAATTCACAAGTAATGATAAGGACTTGGAATATGTAAATCAACTTGTTGAAAAACAACCGAAACTTAAATGTTTTACGACGTGTATTTTTGAATCTTTGGATTTAATGAAAGGATGTTTGGTGATGGTTGGTAGTGAATTTGAAGAAGGCATGAATGAAAGTGAACGCAATAgtacactgaaaaaa tgtactaTTCAAATGCAACGTTGTGCTGGTAAAACACTTGGAATCAAAGATAGATGTGAATGTGGATATATTATGGCTAAATGTATGGCAGAATGGGAAGAAAATGAGAAAAAGATGAAAACCTAA